Below is a genomic region from Mycobacteriales bacterium.
GCGAGCGACTCGGACGCACGGATCAACGGGGTCAGCTGCAAGGGGTTGCTCCGGGCGAGATCAAGGTCGGTGTCCCCGAGCGCAACATGGAACTGCAAGGGGCGACCAAGATCGAGCGCCGACCACACCCCGTGCGCAACCAGCACCGGATCGGCACAGCGGACAGCACCGGTCTTCTCGATCTGCTCCTGCCAGCGCGACACCGCAGCGGCGACCGCCCCCGCCGAGGGCCGCGAGTGATCGATGTCGAACCCGGTCCGGTAGGCCATGATCGATTTGGTCCCGACCGCGCCCGCAGCGACCGCATCGTGGAGTGCCACCGCAAATGCATCGGTGTACTCACCTGCGTCGACTCCGGAGCTGACCAAGCGCTCGGCGACTCCCTCCAGCCGCACGATCTCACGACAACTGGCATCGGTGGCCGTTCGCATCTCGTCGAGGCTGAGTACGTCGTCCGCGGCAAAACCGGTGTCGATCAACCACTCCGCAACACGACAGCCGGCCAGGAAGCGACGGTTGACTTCGACCCAGCCGAGCGTGGCACGGCGATCCAGGTACGCCGCGGGACTCGAGTGCGGGTCGAGATCGAGCACCGGCGCGCACCAACGGCGGATCGCGAACCCGACTTGGCTGTCCCACTGCGAGGTGCCGGCTGCGATCGGGCGATCGGACTCGGTGATCATCGACTCGAACGTCGCGCCATCGAGATTCGCACGCGTTGTACCGTGCACGTGGTGGTCGACCAGCCCGATCGCATCGACATCGGCCGCGAGGTCGGGCCGGATCGGTGCGCTCACCAGCCTGCGTAGGCGGCAACCGCCTGGTCGGAAACCTTGCCTGCGGCCGCATCCGTGATCGACTGCCCGAGCAGCTCGATCGCTCGATCGACTTCGTCGTCGGTGATCACCAGTGGCGGCGTCACCTCGAGCACGTTGCCGCCCACGTAGTAGACGACGGCACCGAGCTCAAAGGCACGGAAAACCGTCTTCGCAGCCAG
It encodes:
- a CDS encoding amidohydrolase family protein, with the protein product MSAPIRPDLAADVDAIGLVDHHVHGTTRANLDGATFESMITESDRPIAAGTSQWDSQVGFAIRRWCAPVLDLDPHSSPAAYLDRRATLGWVEVNRRFLAGCRVAEWLIDTGFAADDVLSLDEMRTATDASCREIVRLEGVAERLVSSGVDAGEYTDAFAVALHDAVAAGAVGTKSIMAYRTGFDIDHSRPSAGAVAAAVSRWQEQIEKTGAVRCADPVLVAHGVWSALDLGRPLQFHVALGDTDLDLARSNPLQLTPLIRASESLATPIVLLHCYPYHREAGYLAQMFPHVYFDIGLAINYAGLQSDQLVAESLEVAPFTKQLFSSDGWGPAELHYLGALLWRRGIARAASRWVDADEWSVADARRVCELIGADNARRIYDLA